In Pseudobdellovibrionaceae bacterium, a single genomic region encodes these proteins:
- a CDS encoding phosphatidate cytidylyltransferase, with protein sequence MKNFIIRSISAAVVLSIFYLSYYFYSLYGLSICLFIFSLQLNKEVHRLLFDINTVSKMFYYTSFILISVGLFLASVTPIYMVLPFFTGLVSLHILLSFLESKNKNSIEHTLQMIFKSLFLISYFLIGAVSCIRLINSPMGLSLFIIMLITVGSIDLFAYLGGNFFKGPKLLPYISPNKSISGALTGLLMGAVISFTGLQYYFPEISPLISIPFCLLIGVMAQVGDLIESALKRSSNKKDSGAFLPGHGGLLDRADSLLLTAPLFFTLSWTLVYVMVKN encoded by the coding sequence ATGAAAAATTTTATTATTAGAAGTATCAGCGCGGCGGTCGTTCTTAGCATTTTTTATTTAAGCTATTATTTTTATAGTTTATATGGTTTAAGTATTTGTTTATTTATCTTTAGCTTACAGCTGAACAAAGAAGTGCATCGACTACTTTTTGACATCAATACAGTATCTAAAATGTTTTATTACACCAGCTTTATACTAATCAGTGTGGGTTTGTTTTTGGCTTCGGTTACTCCCATTTATATGGTTCTTCCTTTTTTTACAGGCTTAGTAAGCTTGCACATTTTACTTAGTTTTTTAGAGTCAAAAAATAAAAATTCTATTGAGCATACTTTGCAAATGATATTTAAAAGTTTATTTTTAATTTCTTATTTTCTAATAGGTGCTGTGAGTTGTATTCGCTTGATTAACTCTCCAATGGGCCTATCTTTATTTATTATTATGTTAATTACAGTAGGGTCTATAGATTTGTTTGCCTACCTGGGAGGAAACTTCTTTAAAGGGCCTAAGTTATTACCCTATATTTCTCCTAACAAAAGTATTTCGGGAGCCCTTACCGGTTTGCTAATGGGTGCAGTAATTAGCTTTACAGGCCTTCAATATTACTTTCCAGAAATATCACCACTAATAAGCATTCCTTTTTGCTTGCTTATAGGGGTAATGGCGCAAGTGGGCGATTTGATAGAGTCTGCCCTAAAAAGAAGTAGTAATAAAAAAGATTCGGGAGCTTTTTTACCCGGGCACGGCGGCTTATTAGACCGAGCCGACAGTTTACTACTAACCGCCCCTTTATTCTTTACCCTATCTTGGACGCTGGTCTATGTTATGGTAAAAAATTAA
- the uppS gene encoding di-trans,poly-cis-decaprenylcistransferase, giving the protein MNNLNHIAIIMDGNNRWAKNQNSKSSITGHKEGLKQAKTIIEYCAKIQLKYLSLFVFSTENWNRPKSEINLLMKLLDNSVQKELPLLLKNNIQLHLIGDLNPLPQKTKSTLQAIVQKSKACTGLHLVLAINYGGRLDITQACKAYIKEQISELIESENPISPEKLKTVADHLDEEKLNHFMYSSVAPDPDLIIRTSGETRLSNFYLWSSAYSEIMWTNKLWPDFQPEDLQNCINDFQNKKRRFGSRTLTSNKE; this is encoded by the coding sequence ATGAATAACTTAAACCATATTGCTATTATCATGGATGGCAATAATCGTTGGGCAAAAAACCAAAACTCCAAAAGCTCTATTACTGGCCACAAAGAAGGTCTTAAACAAGCAAAAACTATTATTGAATATTGTGCAAAAATACAATTAAAATATTTATCTTTATTTGTTTTTAGTACAGAAAATTGGAATCGCCCTAAATCAGAGATTAACCTACTAATGAAGTTGCTAGACAATAGCGTACAAAAAGAATTGCCCTTACTGCTAAAAAACAATATACAACTGCACCTTATAGGAGACTTAAACCCATTACCTCAAAAAACAAAAAGCACATTGCAGGCTATCGTACAAAAAAGCAAAGCTTGCACAGGCTTACATTTAGTTTTAGCTATTAATTACGGAGGAAGACTAGATATTACACAAGCCTGTAAAGCCTATATAAAAGAACAAATATCCGAACTTATAGAAAGCGAAAACCCTATTAGCCCTGAAAAACTAAAAACTGTTGCAGATCATTTAGATGAAGAAAAATTAAATCACTTTATGTATTCCTCCGTTGCACCCGACCCTGATTTGATTATTAGAACTAGTGGCGAAACACGATTATCTAATTTTTATTTGTGGTCTTCTGCCTACAGTGAAATTATGTGGACGAATAAACTATGGCCCGATTTTCAACCTGAAGATTTACAAAACTGTATTAATGATTTTCAAAATAAAAAAAGACGATTTGGTAGTCGAACATTAACCAGTAATAAGGAATAA
- the frr gene encoding ribosome recycling factor: protein MTKEILDTTKNNMNKSIEALKHDLQKIRTGRTNVSMLDGIMVNYYGQSTALSQVATLACPDAKSFTITPWETTVLKDIEAAILNSSIGMAPLNDGKMIRIKVPELTEERRKDLVKQMKNTLEQVKVSVRNTRRDANEQFKKLQTSKTITEDERKQSEEEVQKFTNDYIDQISQLGEAKTKELMTV from the coding sequence ATGACAAAAGAAATTTTAGACACCACAAAAAATAATATGAACAAAAGCATTGAGGCTTTAAAACACGATTTGCAAAAAATTAGAACAGGCAGAACCAATGTATCTATGTTAGATGGAATTATGGTTAACTACTATGGGCAAAGCACTGCCCTTAGCCAAGTGGCCACCTTAGCCTGCCCCGATGCCAAAAGTTTTACAATTACCCCTTGGGAAACTACTGTATTAAAAGATATAGAGGCCGCTATTTTAAATTCCTCCATAGGAATGGCCCCCCTTAATGATGGCAAAATGATTCGAATAAAAGTGCCCGAGCTAACCGAAGAGCGAAGAAAAGACTTAGTAAAACAAATGAAAAACACTTTAGAACAAGTAAAAGTGAGTGTTCGAAATACCCGCCGTGATGCCAATGAACAATTTAAAAAATTACAAACTAGTAAAACTATTACCGAAGATGAGCGCAAGCAGTCTGAAGAAGAAGTTCAAAAGTTTACCAATGATTATATTGATCAAATTAGCCAGTTAGGAGAAGCGAAAACTAAAGAATTAATGACGGTGTAA
- a CDS encoding UMP kinase: protein MPKTYNRVLLKISGEALAGSAKQGIDLRVLDQLVEDIAKAHQICSQIGIVIGGGNIFRGVSAAAQGMDRASSDYMGMLATCINSLALQDALEKRGLATRVQTTIEMSSIAEPYIRRRADRHLNKKRIVIFGAGTGSPYFTTDTAAALRATELHADILLKATKVDGVYDKDPETNTDAKIFKTISYSDVLSKKLNIMDYTAITLCMENNLPIIAFNLHKPGNIAEVIKNQNIGTLIS, encoded by the coding sequence ATGCCAAAAACTTATAACCGTGTTTTATTAAAAATTAGTGGAGAAGCCTTAGCGGGAAGTGCAAAGCAAGGTATCGACCTACGCGTTTTGGATCAACTGGTAGAAGATATTGCAAAAGCTCACCAAATTTGTTCCCAAATTGGTATTGTTATTGGTGGAGGTAATATTTTTAGAGGGGTTTCGGCCGCCGCCCAAGGCATGGACCGAGCAAGCTCGGACTATATGGGAATGCTGGCCACTTGTATTAACAGCTTAGCCTTGCAAGATGCTTTAGAAAAACGCGGATTAGCCACTCGAGTACAAACCACTATTGAAATGTCTTCTATTGCCGAACCCTATATTCGTAGACGAGCCGATAGACATTTAAATAAAAAGCGCATTGTAATTTTTGGTGCCGGAACAGGCAGCCCCTACTTTACCACCGATACTGCCGCGGCCTTAAGAGCTACCGAACTTCATGCCGATATTTTATTAAAAGCTACCAAGGTGGATGGCGTTTACGACAAAGACCCCGAAACCAATACTGATGCCAAAATTTTTAAAACTATTTCTTACTCGGATGTACTAAGCAAGAAATTAAACATCATGGACTACACCGCAATTACTTTATGTATGGAAAACAATTTGCCTATTATTGCTTTTAATTTACATAAACCTGGAAATATTGCCGAGGTAATTAAAAATCAAAACATAGGTACACTAATTTCTTAA
- the tsf gene encoding translation elongation factor Ts — protein MIKDLRNKTQAGMLDCKKALEASKGDFEKSIEWLRAKGLSSAGKKSDRIAAEGSVTSYIHAGGTIGVLLEVNSETDFVAKNESFKSFCKDLSLHIVAQKPLYVTEAQVPKEDIEKEKAVLKAKALEEGKKEEFLEKILTGQVNKWLSEVCLMNQKFVKDPDVTIDDVLKNTIATLGENIVIRRFVRWELGEGIEKKTEDFAAEVKAQLN, from the coding sequence ATGATTAAAGATTTAAGAAATAAAACCCAAGCTGGTATGCTAGATTGTAAAAAAGCTCTTGAAGCTAGTAAGGGTGACTTTGAAAAATCTATTGAGTGGTTAAGAGCAAAAGGTTTAAGCTCTGCGGGAAAAAAATCAGACCGTATTGCTGCCGAAGGTAGTGTTACCTCTTATATTCATGCTGGTGGAACTATCGGAGTTTTATTAGAAGTAAATTCAGAAACCGACTTTGTGGCAAAAAACGAAAGCTTTAAATCTTTTTGTAAAGATTTATCCTTACATATTGTTGCTCAAAAACCTTTATATGTAACCGAAGCCCAGGTGCCAAAAGAGGACATCGAAAAAGAAAAAGCCGTACTAAAAGCCAAAGCTTTAGAAGAGGGAAAGAAAGAAGAGTTTTTAGAAAAAATTTTAACAGGGCAAGTTAATAAATGGTTATCTGAAGTTTGCTTAATGAACCAAAAATTTGTAAAAGACCCCGATGTAACTATCGACGATGTTCTTAAAAACACCATTGCCACTTTGGGTGAAAATATTGTGATACGCCGTTTTGTAAGATGGGAATTGGGAGAAGGAATAGAAAAAAAGACCGAAGACTTTGCTGCAGAAGTAAAAGCACAACTAAACTAA